One window of Paludibacter propionicigenes WB4 genomic DNA carries:
- a CDS encoding ligand-binding sensor domain-containing protein — MKTLKFILFCMLITVFPSCQKDNTEDVSTVKWTEVTTTGLTNRIYAISCDSSKNIWVGTDNGAYKFDGKSWINYDSFGNNSQVKAIATDADNNIWFGTNGAGLVKYKNGNWTYYQNDPLSSNSISSNFVYSIAIDAKGNKWIGTENGVCKFDGQNWVNYKVGDGLIENHVYSIAIEKSGIKWFGTNGGVSRFDDVSWTTYTYYKDNGEGLAGNGVMGIVIDNQGNQWFATFGGLSKLNGLNWTNFKTQTDWLKSGSPVLSAAIDAKGHKWFGSNGMGISEFDGLNWTTYTMANNTVIGAVNAIAQDSNGNLWFGTNKGLLKLTK, encoded by the coding sequence ATGAAAACTTTAAAATTTATCTTATTCTGTATGTTGATTACAGTTTTTCCTTCGTGCCAAAAAGATAACACAGAGGATGTAAGTACTGTAAAATGGACTGAGGTTACAACCACCGGATTAACGAACCGAATCTATGCTATTTCCTGCGATTCGTCTAAAAACATCTGGGTTGGCACCGATAACGGAGCCTATAAGTTTGACGGAAAAAGCTGGATCAATTATGACAGTTTTGGGAATAACAGTCAGGTAAAAGCAATAGCAACCGATGCCGACAACAATATCTGGTTTGGAACAAATGGCGCAGGACTGGTCAAATACAAAAACGGTAACTGGACTTATTATCAAAATGATCCACTGTCATCGAATAGCATTTCGAGCAACTTCGTGTACTCAATCGCAATAGATGCTAAAGGTAACAAATGGATAGGGACAGAGAACGGAGTGTGTAAATTTGATGGACAAAACTGGGTAAACTATAAAGTTGGCGACGGATTAATTGAAAATCATGTTTATAGTATTGCTATTGAAAAATCGGGCATCAAATGGTTTGGAACCAATGGTGGAGTTTCGAGGTTTGATGATGTCAGCTGGACTACCTACACATACTATAAGGATAACGGTGAAGGACTGGCTGGAAACGGAGTGATGGGCATTGTCATTGACAATCAGGGAAACCAATGGTTTGCTACATTTGGTGGTTTATCTAAACTGAACGGGCTAAACTGGACAAACTTTAAAACTCAAACAGACTGGCTTAAGTCAGGTTCTCCTGTTTTATCTGCGGCTATCGATGCGAAAGGACATAAATGGTTTGGCTCTAATGGCATGGGTATTTCGGAATTTGATGGATTAAACTGGACAACATACACCATGGCGAACAACACTGTTATCGGTGCGGTAAACGCAATAGCCCAAGACTCCAATGGTAACTTATGGTTTGGAACAAATAAGGGACTATTGAAATTGACAAAATAG
- a CDS encoding carboxypeptidase-like regulatory domain-containing protein codes for MKLLSTIFLFFLTVQLQAQLITGKVIDSSSEKPLEYVNLGVIDTPLGISTNENGEFSLDIKGQSPKAIVRISMIGYKPQTFPIAELTNKENLIKLINEPIQLAEVNVKPFSGKLKKVGTTSSTWHGEYCGIGGAQKGKGYEIGTKLELGSKPVSLRSLHICMHNQSFEYSLFRLHIRNIVNNLPFEEQLTENIMIPITKKSGWVDIDLTKYNLVFKDDIALTIEWVKVNTTDKMKFIRVQGRDEYCILFNMKQKQGSIYIRWGSESKWLWKVGSSPSFYLKVQEQ; via the coding sequence ATGAAACTACTATCGACAATCTTTCTATTCTTCCTGACTGTACAGCTGCAAGCTCAATTAATTACCGGAAAGGTGATTGATTCCTCGAGTGAAAAACCACTGGAATACGTGAATCTGGGAGTTATTGACACTCCTTTAGGCATATCTACCAATGAAAATGGAGAATTTAGTTTAGACATCAAAGGTCAATCGCCAAAAGCAATCGTTCGGATTTCGATGATTGGTTATAAACCGCAGACTTTTCCCATCGCAGAACTTACGAACAAAGAAAACCTGATAAAACTAATAAACGAACCGATTCAGTTAGCCGAAGTAAATGTAAAACCTTTTTCAGGGAAATTGAAGAAAGTGGGTACAACAAGCTCTACATGGCATGGAGAATATTGTGGCATTGGAGGTGCTCAAAAAGGCAAAGGTTATGAGATAGGGACTAAATTAGAACTTGGTTCTAAACCTGTATCATTAAGAAGTTTGCATATTTGCATGCACAATCAATCGTTTGAATATAGTCTGTTTCGCTTGCACATTCGAAACATTGTCAACAATTTGCCTTTTGAAGAACAGCTTACTGAGAATATCATGATACCAATAACTAAAAAGTCAGGCTGGGTGGATATTGATTTGACTAAGTACAACTTAGTATTTAAAGATGACATTGCTCTAACAATTGAATGGGTAAAGGTGAATACGACTGATAAAATGAAGTTTATTAGAGTACAAGGGAGAGATGAATACTGCATACTTTTTAATATGAAGCAAAAACAAGGAAGTATTTACATAAGATGGGGTAGTGAATCGAAATGGTTATGGAAAGTCGGTTCAAGTCCGAGCTTCTATTTGAAAGTTCAAGAACAGTAA
- a CDS encoding PqqD family protein: protein MDIETLYKLKSRFATLSIGSELILVPITANVAKMNELFTLNETGKFIWENIKENTTVLDLENSMIETFSVDNITAKRDIDLFLNKLATIFGQ from the coding sequence ATGGATATAGAAACACTTTATAAATTAAAATCAAGATTCGCTACGCTCAGTATTGGAAGCGAGTTAATCTTAGTTCCGATTACAGCAAATGTAGCAAAAATGAATGAGTTGTTTACGTTGAACGAAACAGGAAAGTTTATTTGGGAAAACATCAAAGAAAATACTACCGTTCTGGATTTAGAAAACTCGATGATTGAGACCTTTAGTGTTGACAATATAACAGCCAAAAGAGACATTGACCTGTTTTTGAATAAGCTGGCAACTATATTCGGACAATAA
- a CDS encoding phosphoenolpyruvate carboxykinase (ATP), whose protein sequence is MPTTIQIAIADFLIKLHAEHRIVLEEGYLPFVQTTENNTVDLTIECFQHIPVLPLSDYELIFEAENNDQKFYSIYLSTLGFVFVIYNQQNKNEVQQLAVLNEDLSNWKIYSTPLDNGDIIPLKYPMGPIIMHYITVKSEAVMIHASCVVEKQKGRIFTGFSGAGKSTMSKIWADAGNTIVNDDRLIIRKLNENYYVYNTPMYYIDIPKKTILDSIFLIRHSPENNLKKLSGASAVSKVLAFCIQNNFDPNFIQNKLNFLSELSAHVPVYELGFVPNSSVVNFVLENETAGIK, encoded by the coding sequence ATGCCTACTACTATTCAAATCGCTATTGCTGACTTTTTGATAAAGCTACATGCTGAACATAGAATTGTACTTGAAGAAGGATATCTTCCTTTCGTTCAAACAACAGAAAATAACACAGTAGATTTAACCATAGAATGTTTTCAGCATATCCCGGTCCTACCTTTATCTGATTATGAATTAATTTTTGAAGCAGAAAACAACGATCAAAAATTCTATTCCATTTATCTTTCAACCTTAGGTTTTGTCTTTGTTATTTACAACCAACAAAACAAAAACGAGGTACAGCAATTGGCTGTGTTGAATGAAGATTTGTCTAACTGGAAAATTTATTCGACTCCACTGGATAATGGAGACATCATACCGCTAAAATATCCAATGGGACCGATTATCATGCATTACATAACCGTGAAATCTGAAGCAGTAATGATACACGCATCGTGCGTTGTAGAAAAGCAAAAAGGCCGGATTTTTACAGGTTTTTCAGGAGCGGGTAAAAGCACAATGTCTAAAATATGGGCAGACGCAGGCAATACTATCGTAAATGATGATCGCTTGATTATTCGCAAGTTAAATGAGAATTACTATGTCTATAACACACCCATGTATTATATAGATATTCCTAAAAAGACGATTTTAGACTCCATATTTTTAATTCGTCATTCGCCGGAGAATAACCTAAAGAAGTTATCGGGTGCATCGGCAGTTTCAAAGGTATTGGCATTTTGTATTCAAAATAATTTTGATCCTAATTTCATTCAAAACAAGTTGAATTTCCTATCCGAATTAAGTGCGCATGTTCCGGTTTACGAGCTCGGATTTGTTCCCAATAGTAGTGTTGTAAATTTCGTTCTGGAAAATGAAACAGCAGGAATTAAATAA
- a CDS encoding signal peptidase I, which yields MKQQELNKQLLDFAETLLDENHQLSFRMSGNSMYPALKAGDIGFVQKCDEKDLNKGDIIVFNQNGRLVAHRLIGMFTRDDIQFIIAKGDKNSYTDNPITIESLIGKVYSFQRGNKKKKIDSTKMKLNKFVALHFSTPIIPFYNFRLQAGKRFNLLWSELKSIKNNISIVSKESEKILFVNIIISILQGVLPFIIIVCIKTLIDQLTSISTQNESQRLYFTVILIITALVFLASGVLSELKTYFSLKLSQSITHQIYQKLHWKHASLDLSRYESPAEQDKIHRAVQEASFRPIKIVSEMLIGIKSVAAALFLVGLFITIKWHLIVILIIAIIPGVYFRLKSSRKLYKQKEAQSTKEREMYYFNRILTGLPFAKEMKLFGFFDFFKQHFSNVQNMLFEQQIKLRKSELWLNIFAQIFSVSLIFLSLGFVSYLKIKGEISIGTVALFFFAFQRGYGVLNELFMSATQILEDNTFLNDFIAFLNMPTSSNSLQSDHSFSLSKEIRIENVRFRYKSSKRDALKLVNITIPAGKTVAFVGANGSGKTTLIKLLCGFYQPDSGRILFDGIDATEIGQQKICENITAVFQDFALYNISAINNIGLGNTRETLDFDKAVKAAKAAGINDILEHLPNGYNTLLGNLFSCGEELSIGQWQKMAIARAFYRDSSLVLLDEPSSALDAESELQIINGLKKLSHDKTAVIISHRLSTVQWADIIYVFNDGEVVESGNHQELLQLGGKYYSLFHTNNNQSIE from the coding sequence ATGAAACAGCAGGAATTAAATAAGCAATTGCTCGATTTTGCAGAAACTCTTTTGGATGAAAATCATCAGTTGAGTTTTAGAATGAGCGGAAACAGCATGTATCCTGCACTTAAAGCCGGTGATATCGGATTCGTTCAAAAATGTGACGAAAAAGATTTAAACAAAGGCGATATAATTGTTTTCAATCAAAATGGCAGGCTGGTTGCGCACAGACTAATTGGCATGTTCACTCGGGATGACATTCAGTTCATCATTGCTAAAGGGGATAAGAATTCATATACAGACAACCCGATTACGATTGAATCACTTATAGGAAAGGTGTATTCGTTTCAACGAGGAAACAAAAAAAAGAAAATTGACAGTACGAAAATGAAATTAAATAAATTTGTTGCTCTGCATTTTTCTACACCAATAATTCCTTTTTACAATTTTAGACTTCAAGCAGGAAAAAGATTCAACTTACTTTGGTCGGAGCTTAAATCAATTAAAAACAATATATCGATTGTTTCGAAAGAGTCGGAGAAAATTCTGTTTGTCAACATTATAATCTCCATACTTCAGGGTGTTTTACCATTTATCATTATCGTCTGCATAAAGACTCTGATTGACCAGCTTACAAGCATATCCACTCAGAACGAAAGCCAACGTTTATATTTTACTGTAATCCTGATTATAACCGCACTTGTTTTCCTGGCAAGCGGAGTTTTATCGGAACTCAAGACTTATTTCTCCCTAAAATTATCGCAGTCCATCACGCACCAAATCTACCAAAAACTGCATTGGAAACACGCCTCACTGGATTTATCGCGCTACGAAAGCCCAGCAGAACAGGACAAAATTCATCGGGCTGTTCAAGAAGCTTCCTTTCGCCCTATTAAAATCGTAAGCGAAATGCTAATCGGAATTAAATCTGTAGCAGCTGCTTTATTTCTGGTTGGTCTGTTTATAACTATCAAATGGCATTTAATTGTAATCCTGATAATTGCCATCATTCCGGGCGTTTATTTCCGATTAAAATCTTCCCGAAAACTGTACAAGCAAAAAGAAGCGCAAAGCACAAAAGAGCGTGAGATGTACTATTTCAACCGGATTCTGACAGGTCTTCCGTTTGCAAAAGAAATGAAACTGTTTGGCTTTTTCGATTTCTTCAAACAACATTTTTCGAACGTTCAGAACATGCTGTTTGAACAACAGATTAAGCTTCGAAAATCGGAATTATGGCTGAATATATTCGCCCAAATCTTCTCTGTATCATTGATATTTTTATCATTAGGATTTGTTTCCTATTTGAAAATAAAAGGAGAAATTTCCATTGGAACTGTTGCTTTGTTTTTCTTTGCTTTTCAGCGAGGATATGGAGTTCTGAATGAGCTTTTCATGTCGGCCACTCAAATTTTGGAAGACAATACATTTTTGAATGATTTCATAGCTTTTCTAAACATGCCGACAAGCTCTAACAGTTTGCAGAGCGATCATTCCTTCTCATTAAGCAAGGAAATTCGAATTGAAAATGTCAGATTCCGCTATAAATCAAGTAAACGTGATGCACTAAAATTGGTGAACATAACTATTCCTGCAGGAAAGACGGTGGCTTTCGTCGGTGCAAATGGTTCAGGTAAAACAACTTTAATAAAACTGCTTTGTGGATTTTACCAACCGGATTCAGGGCGCATTCTTTTTGACGGCATTGATGCTACTGAAATTGGCCAACAAAAGATTTGCGAAAACATAACAGCCGTTTTTCAGGATTTTGCCTTGTATAACATTAGTGCTATCAATAATATCGGTTTAGGAAACACCCGGGAAACCCTTGATTTTGATAAAGCTGTAAAAGCAGCAAAAGCGGCAGGCATTAATGATATTTTGGAACATCTTCCGAATGGTTACAACACCTTGCTAGGTAATTTATTTAGCTGTGGAGAAGAACTTAGTATTGGCCAATGGCAGAAAATGGCCATAGCAAGAGCTTTTTATCGAGATTCTTCGTTAGTGCTTCTGGACGAACCTTCAAGTGCACTGGATGCAGAATCGGAATTACAGATTATCAATGGATTAAAAAAACTATCGCACGATAAAACAGCCGTAATTATCAGTCACCGTCTTAGCACCGTGCAGTGGGCAGATATTATTTATGTATTTAATGATGGTGAAGTTGTGGAATCCGGCAATCATCAAGAACTTCTGCAACTGGGAGGAAAATACTACTCGTTATTTCATACAAATAATAATCAATCTATTGAGTGA
- a CDS encoding nucleotidyltransferase family protein translates to MTLSHEDKLILSSIKINPSVSELEQIDNLILEVKDWDYLTKTIIDRGIAPLLFKKLPALKNSSLIPDAVQAKLQQTYYITISRGTLLLNYFQQIAKEFSNQGIPVIALKGVYLSENLYHDIGLRQFSDIDLLVHEEDGERCLDILRNLGYRAVSALKLSEFVSSQFDIVHYTPMVLHGVSIEIHIKLHRKGEKYNLLTSEVWKNAMPVTVNKCNVLALENNDLLIHLCAHLDKHFQVGKVQFTCLSDITNVLNENVEGFDWGAFTASCRLYKSEEVIFKYIVLVNKYMNAPVPIDVINKYSYLLTEETEQQFFKYLKGVGSSGTISLSSHFYYLKEVRTFSNKVRYLLGVLFPPKDFMIERYKVKYSSLVVFYYPLRWTEGIRGVVFHLKKSWNK, encoded by the coding sequence ATGACGTTATCCCACGAAGACAAACTTATTCTTTCTTCAATAAAAATTAATCCTTCTGTTTCGGAATTAGAGCAAATAGATAATCTGATTTTGGAAGTTAAGGATTGGGATTATCTTACCAAAACGATTATCGACAGAGGAATAGCTCCGTTGCTGTTTAAAAAGCTCCCAGCTTTAAAAAATAGTTCTCTGATACCCGACGCTGTTCAGGCAAAATTGCAACAAACTTATTATATTACCATTAGCAGAGGGACTTTGTTACTAAACTATTTCCAACAGATTGCTAAAGAGTTTTCAAATCAAGGTATTCCTGTAATTGCATTAAAAGGAGTTTATTTATCCGAGAATCTTTATCACGATATTGGATTGAGGCAATTTAGCGATATTGATTTATTGGTACATGAGGAGGATGGTGAAAGATGTTTAGACATTCTCCGGAATTTGGGATACAGGGCAGTGTCTGCATTAAAACTATCAGAATTTGTAAGCTCACAATTTGATATTGTTCATTATACGCCAATGGTGTTACACGGCGTGTCAATAGAAATTCATATAAAGCTGCACCGAAAAGGAGAAAAGTATAATTTGCTGACCTCTGAGGTTTGGAAAAATGCGATGCCCGTTACGGTCAATAAATGCAATGTTCTTGCATTAGAAAATAATGATTTACTAATTCACCTTTGTGCACATCTCGATAAACATTTTCAGGTAGGAAAGGTTCAGTTTACCTGCTTGAGCGACATAACAAATGTTTTAAATGAAAATGTAGAAGGCTTTGATTGGGGAGCTTTTACGGCATCATGCCGATTGTATAAGTCTGAAGAAGTAATATTCAAATATATCGTTTTGGTAAATAAGTATATGAATGCGCCCGTTCCCATTGATGTTATCAATAAGTATAGCTATTTATTGACAGAAGAAACAGAACAACAATTTTTCAAGTATTTGAAGGGAGTTGGTAGTTCAGGAACTATTTCATTGTCTTCACATTTTTATTATTTGAAAGAGGTTAGAACGTTTTCAAATAAAGTCAGATACCTTTTGGGTGTGTTGTTTCCTCCTAAAGATTTCATGATTGAACGGTATAAGGTTAAGTATTCTTCTTTGGTCGTTTTCTATTATCCATTAAGATGGACGGAAGGCATAAGAGGTGTTGTATTCCACTTGAAAAAATCATGGAATAAATGA
- a CDS encoding sugar transferase, translating to MRVLYKPAYFYLIIDILILILTLYVVLDWFPLTTNSPFSKYSLPSIFYILQWVLISYLIQRYKPLRRQQFYQITLRLFYVSLLNALIFMGLIHYYFKPYSGFVLLATTVLTFLVNYIFLSFYYAYKLAVDYNEVNLKPSKERINANVIPESDIDEASYAQLQSTIRAHSTSGVLKFLENNLNLRSGNTLVYVNNDVENLRMYPNYRYSTIIQLERLNNVRNINKKLTIINEKLPDDGLFVCCFESKSTRKKTILRKYPNVINRIVYIFYYLFKRVMPKVFLTRNLYYFLSKGNDRVFSKAEVLGRLYCSGFMVVMEKKVCHLTYVLAKRVKNPETTQKRIYGPLIRLRRYGKDAEMIQVYKLRTMHPFSEYLQSYIYERNYLKDDGKFNKDIRITTVGRIMRRYWIDELPMFFNLFNGEMKLVGVRPLSKQYFGLYNEELQKKRVKFKPGLLPPFYADLPRTLDEIQKSEMDYLTACETDGTMITDMRYLIQILKNILIKRARSA from the coding sequence ATGAGAGTACTCTACAAACCTGCATATTTTTACCTGATTATCGACATTCTGATACTAATTCTTACATTGTATGTGGTATTGGATTGGTTTCCACTTACAACCAATTCTCCTTTCAGTAAATATTCACTTCCTTCGATTTTTTATATCCTCCAATGGGTTCTCATTTCGTATCTGATACAAAGATATAAGCCTTTAAGAAGACAACAGTTCTATCAGATAACGCTTCGTTTGTTTTATGTTTCGCTATTGAATGCGCTGATTTTTATGGGCTTGATTCACTATTACTTTAAACCCTACTCAGGATTCGTATTGCTGGCTACTACTGTTCTTACTTTTCTGGTGAATTATATTTTCCTTTCTTTCTATTACGCTTACAAGCTGGCTGTAGATTATAACGAGGTAAACCTGAAGCCTAGCAAAGAGAGAATTAACGCAAATGTTATTCCTGAAAGCGACATCGATGAAGCAAGTTATGCTCAGCTACAATCCACCATACGTGCACATTCTACAAGTGGTGTACTTAAATTTCTGGAAAATAACCTGAACCTGAGAAGCGGTAATACATTGGTATATGTGAATAATGATGTTGAAAATCTTCGCATGTATCCCAATTATCGTTACTCTACGATTATTCAGTTAGAGAGATTGAATAATGTGAGAAACATCAACAAGAAACTTACCATAATCAATGAGAAGCTGCCGGACGATGGCCTGTTTGTCTGTTGTTTTGAATCTAAAAGCACCCGTAAAAAGACTATTCTAAGGAAGTACCCCAATGTAATAAATCGTATAGTTTACATCTTTTATTATCTGTTTAAGCGGGTAATGCCTAAAGTTTTTCTCACAAGAAATCTTTATTATTTTCTTTCGAAAGGCAACGACAGGGTGTTTTCAAAAGCTGAAGTGTTGGGACGGTTATATTGTTCGGGGTTTATGGTGGTGATGGAGAAAAAAGTATGTCATCTTACCTACGTGCTAGCCAAGCGTGTCAAAAATCCTGAAACAACACAAAAACGGATCTACGGGCCATTAATCCGCCTCAGACGATACGGTAAAGATGCCGAGATGATTCAGGTGTATAAACTCAGAACCATGCACCCTTTTTCGGAGTACCTACAGAGCTATATATACGAGCGTAATTATTTAAAAGACGATGGCAAATTCAATAAAGATATCCGCATTACCACTGTTGGACGCATAATGAGGAGATACTGGATAGATGAACTGCCTATGTTCTTTAATTTGTTTAATGGTGAGATGAAACTGGTGGGTGTGCGTCCGCTGAGCAAGCAGTATTTCGGCTTATATAATGAAGAACTGCAAAAGAAACGTGTAAAATTCAAACCCGGTTTATTACCTCCTTTCTATGCCGATCTTCCCCGCACACTGGATGAGATTCAGAAATCGGAAATGGATTATCTTACAGCCTGCGAAACCGATGGCACGATGATAACCGATATGAGATACCTGATTCAGATTCTTAAGAATATATTAATCAAGAGAGCGCGTAGTGCATAG
- the wecB gene encoding non-hydrolyzing UDP-N-acetylglucosamine 2-epimerase, translated as MKKLILVAGARPNFMKIAPLMHALKNHKSIKPILVHTGQHYDVKMSGQFFDELNIPTPDINLEVGSASHAVQTARIMEGFEKVCISEQPDFVLVVGDVNSTAACTLVASKMGIKTIHYEAGLRSNDRTMPEEINRLVTDAISDVFITTSVDADDNLLREGVAADKIHMLGNLMIDSLVEQLPKAQQTELVFKLLNHDREIRLGSDFKAGEYGALTFHRPGNVDDKDTLTLLVNLWGEISQRIPLVFPVHPRTYKNIQQFGLQHDIDKYPNLYFIEPLGYLQFIHLVSRSAFALTDSGGIQEETTFLNIPCLTVRPNTERPVTVWEGSNKLIKVHDIVAEVSSIIDGEGKHGTVPKYWDGHAAERIIHLIDEL; from the coding sequence ATGAAAAAACTTATTCTTGTTGCCGGTGCACGACCAAATTTTATGAAAATTGCTCCACTGATGCATGCTTTAAAGAATCATAAGAGCATAAAACCAATTTTGGTACATACCGGTCAGCATTATGATGTAAAAATGTCGGGTCAGTTTTTTGATGAGCTTAATATACCTACACCAGATATAAATCTCGAAGTAGGTTCGGCCAGTCATGCCGTTCAGACAGCACGTATTATGGAGGGTTTTGAGAAAGTTTGCATCAGTGAGCAACCAGATTTTGTATTAGTGGTTGGAGATGTTAACAGTACTGCCGCTTGTACATTGGTTGCTTCCAAAATGGGAATTAAAACCATTCATTACGAGGCAGGTTTACGCAGTAATGACCGAACTATGCCCGAAGAGATTAACCGTCTTGTAACTGATGCTATCAGCGATGTGTTTATCACAACCAGCGTTGATGCCGATGATAATTTGTTACGCGAAGGAGTAGCGGCGGATAAGATTCATATGCTTGGAAATTTGATGATCGACTCATTGGTTGAACAATTGCCTAAAGCTCAGCAAACAGAATTGGTTTTCAAATTGTTGAATCACGACAGAGAGATTAGATTAGGCTCCGATTTTAAAGCAGGAGAATACGGGGCATTGACTTTTCATCGCCCCGGCAATGTAGATGATAAGGATACACTCACATTGCTGGTCAATTTGTGGGGAGAAATATCGCAACGAATCCCCTTGGTTTTTCCGGTACATCCGCGAACCTATAAAAACATACAACAATTCGGTTTGCAACATGATATAGATAAATATCCGAATCTATATTTTATTGAACCTTTGGGTTATCTTCAGTTTATTCATTTAGTAAGCCGGTCAGCTTTTGCTTTGACAGATTCCGGTGGGATTCAGGAGGAGACTACTTTTTTGAATATTCCCTGCCTAACGGTTCGTCCCAATACGGAACGCCCTGTTACGGTGTGGGAGGGAAGTAACAAACTGATAAAAGTACATGATATAGTAGCAGAAGTCAGCTCTATCATTGATGGAGAAGGTAAGCACGGGACTGTTCCGAAGTATTGGGATGGACATGCTGCAGAAAGAATTATTCATCTCATTGATGAGTTATAG
- a CDS encoding DUF354 domain-containing protein translates to MKILVYLGHPAHFHIYRNSIISWVEGGHQIFILIKKKDVLEDLLIASNMSFFNILEEGRVDSTWGIFVGMLKRAIRLFKFCIRHKPDILTGTSVENSFVGKVLGIPVVNVNEDDADVVPLYAKLSYPLASSILNPCVCNSGRWDKKAIKYHSYHELAYLHPNHFTPDKTIVERYFSPDKPYFLIRLAKLTAYHDSGIKGIEAEITQNIINRLKPYGTVYISSERELEPEFEKYRIVLNPLDIHHVMAFAQLYIGDSQTMAAEAGVLGVPFIRYNDFVGRIGYLNELENEFELGYGIKTNEVERLYSTIEKLVALPNRSQIFQERRKTMLSKKIDFAKVLTWFIEDYPNSARTMKLNPEYQNNFK, encoded by the coding sequence ATGAAAATACTCGTATATTTAGGTCATCCTGCCCATTTTCATATTTATAGAAACTCAATAATTAGTTGGGTGGAGGGAGGTCATCAAATATTTATCCTCATAAAGAAAAAAGATGTATTAGAAGACTTACTTATAGCGTCTAATATGTCCTTTTTTAATATTTTGGAAGAAGGAAGAGTAGATTCTACCTGGGGAATATTTGTAGGAATGCTTAAGCGTGCTATCAGGTTGTTTAAATTTTGTATCCGACATAAGCCTGATATTCTGACCGGAACAAGTGTAGAGAATTCTTTTGTGGGTAAAGTGTTGGGCATTCCCGTCGTAAACGTAAACGAAGATGATGCCGATGTTGTGCCACTCTATGCAAAGTTGAGCTATCCGTTAGCTTCTTCCATCTTAAATCCATGCGTTTGTAATAGTGGGCGTTGGGATAAAAAAGCTATTAAATATCATTCGTATCACGAACTAGCCTATTTGCACCCAAATCATTTTACTCCGGACAAAACGATAGTTGAGAGATATTTTTCACCCGATAAACCTTATTTTCTGATTCGTTTAGCAAAACTTACGGCTTATCATGACTCAGGAATCAAAGGTATTGAAGCCGAAATAACACAAAACATAATAAACCGACTGAAACCTTACGGAACAGTTTACATAAGCTCGGAGCGTGAATTGGAGCCGGAGTTTGAAAAATACCGTATTGTTTTAAATCCTTTGGATATCCACCATGTGATGGCTTTTGCACAGTTATACATTGGTGATAGTCAGACTATGGCTGCCGAAGCAGGAGTATTAGGAGTGCCTTTTATCAGGTATAATGATTTTGTAGGAAGGATAGGTTATCTCAATGAGCTGGAAAATGAGTTTGAACTTGGATACGGAATCAAAACAAATGAGGTGGAACGTTTGTATAGCACTATTGAAAAATTGGTAGCTTTGCCGAATAGATCTCAAATATTTCAGGAAAGAAGAAAAACTATGCTTTCTAAGAAAATTGATTTTGCCAAGGTGCTTACCTGGTTTATTGAAGACTATCCCAATAGTGCCAGAACGATGAAATTAAATCCCGAATATCAAAACAATTTTAAATAG